The sequence below is a genomic window from Monodelphis domestica isolate mMonDom1 chromosome 2, mMonDom1.pri, whole genome shotgun sequence.
TCTGGAGCCATAGAGTAGGGGATACCTTAAGTCTGGGGAAATGTATAGAGCTGTGGGGGAGGTGGAACTCACTGCTGAGTGAGAATTGTATTGATAATTGTTTATGAGCTATTCTGAGTCTTTTATGTGTTTTATACCTTGGTGGGTTTTTCTTTCTGTACTTTCtgtgaaatgaaataaaagctgTTCTATAACAGAATTATGTGTGGTTTCTTTGAGTACTTTAGAAATTGTGGAGAGTTAGACATGAACCATAAGTGAGCTCTTCTGAGACTTCCCCAAAACAACTCCAGTTGGATGTAACATGAGCCACAAAAATTATGATTTGGAAGGGATAGTCACAAAAGTGGATCCAGTCTGTGAAAACCCAGAATTTTGGGGTCATGGGTGggttatataaaaaagaaaaccaaatggagAGAGTAAAAGAGATAATCTTTAAACTCAAAGGAAAGTCTTAAGGAGTCCTAAGGAGAGCCATGCTGACCTGAGAAGCTGATTTCTTGGGACTGAAGCCTTCATGCTTGGGAGAGCAGGCTGGAGAGGCAGTGCTCCCAGAGGAAGCAGAGCCTTTGCTGCTATCTGTGAACCAGGAGAAAGGCAGGAATGGAGAGCCACCTGTTCGGCCAGAGCCTTCCACTGACTCCCTGGAAAGAAACAATGTCAATCAAAGGGCACCAGCAGAGGGCTCTAAGTTGATGTATTTTTTGGCACCAGGGCACTGGTAGGGCAGTAACACCAAGTGCCTATTGGTTTACCTGCTTCCCATGGACAGTCGGttgctccctttctccttcctgctCTTGCTTGTTGATGCCCTTCGCAGAGTAACTCTatgagaaaaacaaggaaaatatagatgatatacttttttaactcttttaaaccttaccttccaccttataatcagtattatgtattggttccaaggcagaaaagaggtaaggactaggtagtgggaattaagtgatttgcccagggtcacacagttaggaagaatctgaggccagatgtgaacccagtacctcctgtctgtaggcctggctctcaatccaccaagagccacctaactgccccctagtTAGTGTGCTTTTGGCCAAAGTGGTACCTGGGTACCATAGGACTGGGAATGAGTAGCCTGAGCAATATCCCAGGATTCAATCCTTAGAAGTTTGGGTCCCCTCCTCACTCCTTCTTAACATATGCCCTCAGGACTGAGGACAGACTAATTGCCTACCCTCAGATCCCTGGGAAActcccttaccccaaatccaAAAATTTTCGGCGTGTCTTCTTGTCCAGGCCAGTAGTGGGACTGGCAGGTTCAGAAGGGCTGGCATCTCGGCTGTCATCTTGGGgaattggggggaaaaagaatCTAAGGGAGTGGGGAAAGTCTTTTCCACAAGATTTGTAAAGCTCCAGGTTTTAATTCCTATCCCACCCCCTTTTCCCAGATTCATTGGAAACAGAACTGTGTCTCATCTGAATTTTATATTATCAATTTCTACCTTCTCCATAGGAAGGGATCTTAGACTATCAAGTCTATTTTACAATGAAGAAACAGGACCAGAGCACAATTGCCTAAGTAACAGAACTTGTATTCTAATAGGGCCCTTCTGGATCCAAATCCAATGTGCTTTCTAAAACACCAGTACCTACTACAACACAATTCTCTGCATACAATAACagcagctttctttctttctttcttctcctcctcctccttcttcttttccccttcctttctcttcccttcccttcctcatagaattgatattaaattattgcttctaaatcagaagagtcattaagggctaagcagttggagttgagtgatttgcccagggtttcacACCTAGgaggtgtttgaggccaaatttgaacccagaacctctagtttctaggcctgactctatctactgagtcacctagctgcccccataggTTCTTAATCAATGTTTTAATGAAAGACAAATGAAGGGATGGATAGATGGCCTTTCTTTACTGTCCTTTCCCACTACCTAGGGGTGCACTGGAACCAAATGAACAGGCTTAGGAGAACCCTCTGTGAAATTCATTTTgagcattttcatctttggaaatcagcaaatattaCAAACCAGTATTTGATCATCTAGACTTAGAATGTTTGGGAGGAAATGTTaacacagattaaacttaaaagtttgtCCTACCAGCATATCCTTGCTGCTACCTGTACATATTTCTGCAGTTCTGACATTAGTTAGGGATGCCTTTGGACAGAAAGGAAAGTTCCTTTCTTTGTAGTCATGACAAGAAGGGACCTATGAAGGCTGAGCTAGGGAGAACAAAGCAGGGAAAGGAGTGGAAAGGGATTCTCTGACTTGCAGTACCCAGACTTGGCCAGTAGGGTCCGCTGCGGGACAGGTAGAAGTGTTCCCCCACCCACCCCTAGGACGCACAGCTCCTTGGGGCTGTCCTCACCTTCGCTGTGAGGCTCAGCCCGGTGATGCCGTCGCACAAAGCTGGGTGAGCTGTCGGAGCTGGGCGCTGAGCGTGGAGGTGACGAGGAGGCCGCTGCGAGAGCCTCATGGGAGACCGCATTGTGGAGGGGCCGGTAGCGGGTGCGGGGTGAGGGCGGCGGCTCGTCTTCGTCCAGGCTCCGCCGAAGCCCCGGGGGCTCCAAGGTAAAGGGCCCCCCGGGGGGAGAACCCGGACCGGAGTGAAGCGGGGAACGCAGCCGGTGGAGGGGGCTCCCGCAGCCATCTGTTACCTGCTGGGCCCGGAGTGATTAGCTGGGAGCCCAGGACTCCCGGGTCCTGAgggtggggtggtggtgggggaagcGAAGAAAGGCCTGGGAACCCTCCAAGCTGGGTCCATTGACCCCAAAGGCTAGAAGCCACGGGACTGGGCCAATGGATCCTCCCTCTGTTCCCTGGAAGTGGAGAAGGGCCTATTTGGGACCCCAGCTCCTAGGCTGAAGGGAGTAGCCCAGGCTCCATCCCCTTAGGAGGCTGAAAGGATTGACTATGGCATATCTTTTTACCTATGGAGAAAAGTCCTGTCATGAAAGACCCTCCACAATTATTCATGGCACAAGACCTTCTTGCCTCTTCTCCTGAATCTTCTCCAGATCTCCCATGGGATCTACCAAAGCCTTTCCCTAGCAGGTACACCCTCTTTAGAGACATCTGTTTGGGGTCTGGATCTATGCCCCTGGCAGATCCCCAGCTTAACTGTAACTTGTAGCCTCAGTAACTTAGTCTCCTTTGCTTAGGAATGGGTTCAATCTCTTACACATGGTCCCCCAGCTAATActgtcagaatcaggatttgaatccagacctttTGGACCAGACCACAGTGAAAGAATACTAGCTCTGAAGTCAGAAGgtgtgaattcaaatccttcctctgctatttactactcCTATGATCTTAGCAATTCTCTTAAccactttgggcctcagtttcttcatctattaaatgaggtgtttgaattagatgacctctttggtcccttctagctctagagctAGGATCCTTGTGATCATCCGCACTATATTTTGCTGCCTGTTCTACCTGTTGAATTCCtgcctatcttttctttttctacatttcttaaagtccaactcaaatgccacctcctccaggaaggctTCTGTGATCATCCTGGATGGGACTCCCCTACTTTGGTTTGTAACTCTAATACACGTACGTGATACTATGTAATATAGTTATCTGTATGGAGGACTCATCTCTTTTTAGACtataatctctttgagggcaaagatgGTGTCTCATCTAAATTTTGTATCCTTTCCAATTCTTGACACAAAGTTTTGCATGcaggttgtttgttatttctaAACCCTTAACTTTTATCTTAGACttgatattaagtatctgttccaagggggttaagtgacttgcccagttctgaggtcagatttgattcaaataattttttaagctcttaccttctgttttagactaaatacaaagtatcagttccaaggcagaagagcagtaaaagttaagcagttggggttcagtgacttgtccagggtaggaatctgaggtcaaatttgaatccaagacctgaaccctagacctgactctcaatccactgagtcacccagttgcccccatgcaagtatttttaaagcatctactatttgccaggcactttgcCAGGCAATGgtgatacaaagaccaaaatgaaacccCAAATTCCTACCATCAAAGAGCTTACATCCTATTTAAGGAATACATACACATTAATAcaaatttcttgctttctcatatATTTGGTGTGGAGGGGAGAAAGTGGCTCTGACCTTGACCCCGGGCCCTTCTGGGCCATCGCCCTCTTCAGCTGAGCTTGCGCTGTCCCGTAGCCGAGAGCGAGATGGCCGGTGGCGCCTGCCCTTGGCCAGCAGCTGGGCCCGGGCCTTATGGAGGCTGCTGTCCAGTCTGACTGTCTCTGGGATCACTGAGTCCAAGTCTGTgtcagagacagaggaagacgGACGTTGGCATGTCGACGCCAGAGATATGGATGTAGTAGACGTGGGGTGACAAAAGGCACTGAGAGAGGAAGCCTGGGACAGAAAGGAGCAGAGCTGTCCTCAGGTCAGTAGGGATGGGGTCCCTTCAATGGAGACCCAGAAATAGATGGAGACAGTCATCCCCCACCCAGGATGCTGTGTCAGTGGGATTCTGTTGGCGATAGACTGAACCCCACCTGCCTTGGCTGCTGCTTTATACCATCCCTCAGgtatggtggggagggaggagaacatacaagatctttccttcttcctctcccaagAAAACCCACTTTTGGAGAGTTCTGCTCTTTACAGATAAGCCTTTGGCTTAGAGCCCCACCTAGAACCTAGAGACCTCTGAAGACTGAATTTCTTTCCTAGTCTCCTACACCCCTACCCTGGAGACAGTGTGCATCCTCCTTCTGATGACTCCAGTCCTCCACAGAGCCCTCTCCCCAGAGAGACAGCACCTCCTCACCTGTACATTGTTCAGAGGAACAAGCACACTAGTGAGCACATTCTTCAAACGAACATACCTGTGCCCGTGCGGACACAGATATGTGGTCTCAGAGGAGACCAGTGGACAGCATCCCTGGctgatcaggaagatctgggcttGAACCCcccccacctcagtttcctcatctgtaaaaatgagagagtCTAGGACCTCTAGGGTCCTTTTCAGCACTAAAACTCCGATCCTTTCCCCCAACCCCAGGGCTGGCATCTTACACCCAGCAGCCCCTTTCTCTCTGACCCTTCCAGAATCCTCATGCCTCTCCAAGCTGGTGACTTAGAAAGATCACCTGACAAAGCTGCCCCTgcttcttattcttattttattcttattttgttgttaatcatctttttttaacccttaccttccatcttagaatcaatactaaggagggtgcagctgggtggctcagtggatagagagccagatatggaaatgggaggtccaggattcaaatctggcctcagacacttcctagctgtgtgaccctgggcaagtcacttgacccccataacctaacccttaccacttttctggtttggaatcaatacttggtattgaatttttaaaaatagcccttagtatatgtttttggttttataaaattattctattataaaaatgaataatatggaaataggttttgagtgataatatatttatgactcagtggaattgtttgtcagctctgggagggggggaggaagaggggtgggacagaaaatgaatcatgtaaccatgggaaaatacttttaaaataaataaataaaatgtaaaaaaatgctTTTGGAATTGTTTGCATACTCTGAAGCATTAAATAAgacttaaaacaaattaaaaaataacccttaccttctgtctgagaatcaatactgggggggggggagcagctaggtagctcagtggattgagagccaggcctagagatgggagatcctgggttcaaatctgacctcaaacacttcctaactgtgtgaccctgagcaagtcatttaaccgccattgcctagcccttactgcttttctgccttaaaacctatatatatatatatatatatatatatatatatatatatatatatatatatatgtatatatatatatatatatatatactaattctaagataaaaggtaagagttatttttttaaatcaatgctaagtattgatttgaagccagaaaagtagtaagggctaggcaaatggggttaagtaatttacagagggacacacagctaggaagtactgcaggccagtttgaacccaggaccttccatctctgggtctggtgctccatccactgagccacctaactacctctttaattattttttcataaaaatatgagATGGCAGTGGCAGGGTTTTTAGTtgggacactcctgaaggacttatgagagaaagaactatggcagtagaaatgcaaaagcaaaacatatgacatcacttatcacatgtctatatggggatgtgatttggggtttaggctttaaaaattgctctatagcaaaaatgaacaatatggaaataggtatcaagtggcAACATTTGTAcga
It includes:
- the SAMD14 gene encoding sterile alpha motif domain-containing protein 14 isoform X1; this translates as MGSMTSWLSCIMASSKLQDTEEVFDLDSVIPETVRLDSSLHKARAQLLAKGRRHRPSRSRLRDSASSAEEGDGPEGPGVKVTDGCGSPLHRLRSPLHSGPGSPPGGPFTLEPPGLRRSLDEDEPPPSPRTRYRPLHNAVSHEALAAASSSPPRSAPSSDSSPSFVRRHHRAEPHSEDDSRDASPSEPASPTTGLDKKTRRKFLDLGVTLRRASTSKSRKEKGSNRLSMGSRESVEGSGRTGGSPFLPFSWFTDSSKGSASSGSTASPACSPKHEGFSPKKSASQESTLSDDDSTPPSSSPKILSSSRPDPKCSYPYHTLSQSSDEFLDEPLPTANHWTSQQVGQWLESLNLDQYTAEFAARQVDGQQLLQLDGGKLKSLGLSNSHDRALVKRKLKELVAAAEKERKAQEKAERQREKQKRKEAEARKS
- the SAMD14 gene encoding sterile alpha motif domain-containing protein 14 isoform X3 → MTDAGDLDSVIPETVRLDSSLHKARAQLLAKGRRHRPSRSRLRDSASSAEEGDGPEGPGVKVTDGCGSPLHRLRSPLHSGPGSPPGGPFTLEPPGLRRSLDEDEPPPSPRTRYRPLHNAVSHEALAAASSSPPRSAPSSDSSPSFVRRHHRAEPHSEDDSRDASPSEPASPTTGLDKKTRRKFLDLGVTLRRASTSKSRKEKGSNRLSMGSRESVEGSGRTGGSPFLPFSWFTDSSKGSASSGSTASPACSPKHEGFSPKKSASQESTLSDDDSTPPSSSPKILSSSRPDPKCSYPYHTLSQSSDEFLDEPLPTANHWTSQQVGQWLESLNLDQYTAEFAARQVDGQQLLQLDGGKLKSLGLSNSHDRALVKRKLKELVAAAEKERKAQEKAERQREKQKRKEAEARKS
- the SAMD14 gene encoding sterile alpha motif domain-containing protein 14 isoform X2 — its product is MLELSCIMASSKLQDTEEVFDLDSVIPETVRLDSSLHKARAQLLAKGRRHRPSRSRLRDSASSAEEGDGPEGPGVKVTDGCGSPLHRLRSPLHSGPGSPPGGPFTLEPPGLRRSLDEDEPPPSPRTRYRPLHNAVSHEALAAASSSPPRSAPSSDSSPSFVRRHHRAEPHSEDDSRDASPSEPASPTTGLDKKTRRKFLDLGVTLRRASTSKSRKEKGSNRLSMGSRESVEGSGRTGGSPFLPFSWFTDSSKGSASSGSTASPACSPKHEGFSPKKSASQESTLSDDDSTPPSSSPKILSSSRPDPKCSYPYHTLSQSSDEFLDEPLPTANHWTSQQVGQWLESLNLDQYTAEFAARQVDGQQLLQLDGGKLKSLGLSNSHDRALVKRKLKELVAAAEKERKAQEKAERQREKQKRKEAEARKS